Genomic DNA from Verrucomicrobiota bacterium:
GACGCCTGAGGCGCGGTGGCACGGGCATCCCGCCCGCGGTGCGTATCGAGGGCAGACCCACCACGCGTGCGGTGGACATCGGCCTGCTTGCGGCAGGCAAGCGCGATGCCCATGGCACGTTCCCGCTCAGCTCAGGGTTCCGCCGCGGCTCCGAACAGGGCCGCGTGGCTGAGCCCCACATGCGGGCGCTCGACGAGCTTCAGCCCGGCGGCCTCAGCGATCCTGATGGTTTCATTCATGCCGTTGCGATTCACGTGCAGCTTCGGCTCGGCGACGAGGAACTTCGCGCCGGGCTTGAGGCACGCGCGCACTTGCGCGAAAGCGCGCGCCATGTCGGGCAGCTCGTGAACGACCCACATGGCGAGTGCGAAGTCGACCGGCTCACCCACGCCGATGGAGTCCGCCGTGCAAGGCTGGGCGCGGATGCGCTCGGCGACGCCCTTGCGGCGCGCACGGCGCATGAGCACGCTGAGCATTTCCGGCTGCAGGTCCACGGCGATCACGCGTCCCGCGTCGCCGACGAGGCGCGCCATGACGAGGGAGAAGAACCCCATGCCGCAGCCGAGGTCGAGCACCGTCGCACCCTCGCGCACATAGGGCCCGGCAATGCGCTCCGGCTTCTGGAATACCCGCCGCAGCGCGTGATCGAACCAGTAGGCATGCCGCCAGTGGCAGACGTGGCCCATCAGTCCCTCCTCCCCTGCTCGAACACCTCAGGATTGACGCAGTGCTCCGGGCGGTGCCCATCGAACACGGCGAGGAGGCTCTCCGCCGTCATCATCACCATGGCGTCCCGCGCGGTGTATGTCGCTGAGCCGACATGCGGGAGGAGCACGACGTTGTCAAGCTCGGCAAGACCCGGCGCCAACGCCGGCTCGTGCTCGTACACGTCGAGACCGGCG
This window encodes:
- a CDS encoding class I SAM-dependent methyltransferase; translated protein: MGHVCHWRHAYWFDHALRRVFQKPERIAGPYVREGATVLDLGCGMGFFSLVMARLVGDAGRVIAVDLQPEMLSVLMRRARRKGVAERIRAQPCTADSIGVGEPVDFALAMWVVHELPDMARAFAQVRACLKPGAKFLVAEPKLHVNRNGMNETIRIAEAAGLKLVERPHVGLSHAALFGAAAEP